One Acidobacteriota bacterium genomic window, GGCCCACGCATGAGCCGCCTCGTGGAGGGTCAGGGAGAAGACGAAGGCCACGTACCAGACGAGGCCGTGGAGCAGGAGGTCGGGAGTGAATTCCATGCAGGGTTTTCTAGCACAGGCCGGCGGTGGGAAGACACCGGGTTCCACCCGGTCGTGATGGTGGACTGAATTGGTGGGCTGGCGCCCACCCTACAAGTTGGCTCGATGCTGCGCGGCTACACGGAACCGCTCAGGGCCGAGTCAGGTCAGGGAGAGTCGGCAGCGCGACGGATCGAGGTCAACTCCAGCGGCGTTCCCCACAGCCGCACATTGGCGGGGATCTCTCCGAGCACGCCGCTGAAGACCACCTCGAGGCCATCCTCCCGCAGCTCCTCCGGCAGCTCCTCCACCGCATAGCGCGTCCCCGGCTCCGCATCCGGCACCAATCCCCACCCGAACTGCCCCACCTGCTGCACCGTTGCGGAGACCTCCCGGAGCTCCGCCCCCGGCTCCGTCGGCAAGGGCATGGAACTTCCTCCCGAGGCATCCCCAGCCTCCCCCGTCGCTTCCGCCTCGGCCTCTCCCCCACCGGGCCCATTCGCCGCCGGCGCGCCGTGGGGAGCGCAGGCCACGGCCCCCAGGAGGAGCGGAGTGAGGACGCCGAGGGCGAGCGGAAGGGCCATCGAGAGGAGCTTTCTCATATCGAAAGCCTACCACCGAGGCATCGATCCGCAGCTCATCAACAAGCGACCAACAAGTGGGTACCACCCTGGGAATCGCTTGCGGGCGTCAGTACGGCTCCACTAGGATGTTCGTACGAGGTGCACCATGGTCAAGAAGCTCACCAAGACCGGAAACAGCCTGGCGTTGGTTCTGGACCGCCCGCTGCTCGAGGCTACCGGCATCGACGCGGACACCAGCCTGGAAATCTCCACCGACGGTGATGTCATCGTCATCACCCCCGTCCGTGACGAGCGGCGGGCCGAGAAGCTCCGATCCGGGGTTGAGAAGATCAACGCCCGCTATGCCGGAGTCTTCCAGAAGCTCGCCGAGTGAACAGCGCGGCCAAGGCGGACCCTGTATTCCTGACCCTCGACGAGGTCCTGGCTCTGCACCAAGACCAAGTACGAAGGTATGGCGGCCTACCCGGCATCCGGGAGCAGGGCCTCTTGTCCTCTGCTTTGGGAGCGGTCTCCGCCACCTTTGACGGCCAATTCCTACACCAGAGCCTGTACGAGATGGCTGCAGCCTACCTCTTCCACCTCGCCCAGAATCATCCCTTCATCGACGGCAACAAACGCATCGCTCTCGCCGCAGCTCTGATCTTCCTGTGGATGAATGATGTCGAGATCGAGGTCGAGGACGATCAGCTGACCGATCTCGTGTTTGGCGTCGCGCGGGGAGAGGTCACGAAATCCCAGGTGGCCGTCTTCCTACAAAGCCACGCCAGACCTGCTTCCTAGTAAGGATGGAAGCCATCAGAATCTGCCATCAGAAGGTGGGTACCCACTGCTGGAACCAGTGAGCCAACAAGTGGGTACCACCCCCGGAAAGGGCTGTCGAGGAGACGCCTTCAGAGCTCTCGTGCGAGAACCCGCTGCGCCACCTTCACCCCGCCGAGAGCGGTAGCGAGGGTGCTCTGGCCGGGGAAGACCGAGTCGCCCACCAAGAAGAGGCCCGGGAGGATCGGGCGGGGCGCGAGATTCCGATAGTTGGACAAACCGGCCCGGCGGGGGATGCCGCCGACATAGCCTTCCGGACGGCCGGTGAAGCGCTCGAAGGTCCGGGGGCTGGCGGTGAGCTGATGCTCCACCGCCGCCGCCAGCTCCGGCGCCAAGGTGCGCAGCCCCTGCCGCATGCGCTCCTGCACCTGCTCCACATAGACCGCCCGGTGCTCTCGGCCGCCGGCCTGCAGAGCCTGCATGGGTACGTGGGTGGACACCGTCACCGTGCGACCATCGTCGGGGGTGCGCCCGGTCTCGTCAGCGGCGCTGACGCTACAAAAGAGGTGATTGCCTTCGAGCAGCGGCCGGGTCGGGTCCTGCACCAACTCCAAATGATGAGCCGACGATCGCTCGAGACTGTCCGGGGGCAGGGCGAGATAGAGCATGGCCGCCCCCCAGCCGTCCTCCACCCGCTGAGCCAGCTGCCGCAACCGCCACGGCGTGAGTCCGCCCAAGAGGTCCGGGAGCAGCTGCTCCAACGCCTGGGGCAGCAGATTCGCCACCACCGCTCCGGCCGCCACCGTCCGCCGCCGGGTACGTAACCGCCAGCCCCCCGCGGACGGCGTCAGCCCCTCGGCGCGCTCGAAGAATGCCACCTCCCCACCGCAGCCGCGAATCGCCTGCACCAAGGATTCCGCCAGCCGGCCGACGCCGCCGTGGACGTGTCCGGTACCGCGGAAGTAATAATCCATGGCGGCGAGAGCGAAGGGCGCCTCCGCCTCCGCCACCCCCGCCTGCACGGTGATCTGGCAGGTGGCGTCGAGATAGGTCACCAGCGGCTCGAAGCTCTCCAGACCGTAGCGCTTCAGCACCTGGCCCACCGGGCGCCCCACCAAACCCGCCAGCGGCAGATAGGAGGGCAGCCGACGGGCGTGCTCCCAAAGCTCCCGCAGACCGAAAGGGGGCAGCAGACGCGGTTCCGAAAACAGCCCCCACAGCGCGTCCGCCACCCGCCGCTGGAGGTCGAAGAAAGCTTCGATGCCCGCTTCCGGAGCTCCCGGCAGAGCACACAACCGCGCCACCAACTCCTCCCGGCGGGGCGGCACCGACAGACTCCAGCCGGGAGCCCGTAGCTCTACCACCGGGTCCAGCACCCGATGCTCCACCGTCAGGCCGTGACGGCGAGTCCAGCGCTCCATCAGCTGACCTTCGCCGAAGCCCGAGAAGAGGGTGGCACCGCTCTCGAAACGGTAGCCACGGCGTTCGTAGGTGGAGGCGCATCCGCCGGGATAGCCCAGCGTCTCCACCAACAACACCCGGGCTCCCTCCTCCGCCAGGGTCAAAGCGGTGGCGAGGCCTCCGAAGCCGGCACCGATGACGATTACATCGTAAGTATCCATGGGGATCTGGTGGCGGCAGGAAGCCCTCGCAGGCACAGTGCGAGGCTCCGCCCAACGACTTCATTGTAGGGACTCCCGGCTCCCCTGCCGGGACCTGTCCAGCACGGCCCGGAGGCGGTGGGCAAACCGTCCTGTGGTCTCGGTCTGTGGTAGAAAGTGGGGAAGGCCGCGGACAGGACAACCAAGCCTGCCTCATCGGCCCAAAGGTCTCTCTCACGATCATCCCTGAAGACGCCGAACCGGAAGACACCCGACCCGGAAACCGCCTAGCTTTTCAGACGCTAGCCCCTCAGACGGAAAGCATCACCATGGAACTGGCATCCCTGATTCGATACGCCCGCGGCGACGAGCCCGTCGACCTGTTGATCAAGAACGCGCGGGTGGTCAACGTGCTCAGCGGCGAGATCCTGCCCACCGACGTCGCCCTGGTGCGCTCCCGCATCGTCGGCCTCGGAGATTACGAAGCTCGGGAGACCCTCGATCTGGAAGGGGCCTACCTGGCGCCGGGCTTCATCGACGCCCACGTGCACGTGGAGAGCGCCATGGTGCCGCCCTCCGAATTCGCCCGGGCGGTGGTCCCCCGGGGCACGACGGCGGTGATCACCGACCCCCACGAGATCGCCAACGTCCTGGGCCTGGACGGCATCCGCTTCATGTTCGAGAACGCCAAGCACGGACCCTTGAGCATGTACGTCATGGCCTCCTCCTGCGTGCCCGCCACCAACATGGAAACCAGCGGCGCGGTGCTCCATTCCTATGATCTGACCTCCCTCAAATCCGACCCCTGGGTGCTGGGCTTGGCGGAGGTGATGAACTTCCCCGGCGTGATCCACGGTGACGAGGAGGTGCTGGCCAAGCTGCGGACTTTCAGCGAGATGGTGGTGGACGGTCACTGCCCCGGCCTCAGCGGCAAGGAGCTCCAGGCCTATGCCGCCGCCGGCATCCAGAGCGACCACGAGTGCACCACCGTCGAGGAGGCGCGGGAGAAGCTCCGTCTGGGCATGACCATCTTCATCCGCGAGGCGACCAACGCCCGCAACCTCAAGACCCTGCTGCCGCTGGTGGATCAGAACAATCATCACCGCATCTGCTTCTGCACCGACGACCGACAGCCGGCGGACCTGCTGGACGAAGGCCACATCGACTTCATGGTGCGCACCGCCATCGCCGAGGGCATCGACCCCATCGTCGCCATCCGCATGGCCACCTGCAACACCGCCGACTACTTCCGGCTGCGGGACCGCGGCTGCATCGCCCCGGGCCGGCGGGCGGACCTCATCGCCTTCCACGACCTCGAGGCACCGCGGCCCCACCTGGTCTTCCGCGGCGGTCAGCTGGTGGCCAAGGACGGCGCCATGGTGGTGCCCCGGCGGGAGGTGCCCACCCGGGTGCTGCGGGGCACCATGAACGTCGCCTGGCGCTCCCTCGACCTGACGATCCCCGCCGAGGGGGAGACGGTGCGGGTGATCGGCGCAGTGCCCAACCAACTGGTCACCGAAAGCCTCACCGCCCAAGCCAAGATCGTCGACGGCCAGGCCGTCTCCGATCCCTCCCAAGACCTGATCAAGATGGCGGTCATCGAGCGCCATCTGGCCTCCGGCGCCATCGGCAAGGGTTTCGTCCGTGGTCTCGGCCTACAGCGCGGCGCCCTCGCCTCCTCCGTCGCCCACGATCACCACAACCTGGTGGTGGTGGGTGCCGACGACGAGTCCATGATCACCGCCGCCCGGCGCTGTGCCCGGCTGGGGGGCGGGCTGGTGGTCGCGGAGGGAGAGACGGTGCTGGCGGAAGTGCCGCTGCCGGTGGGCGGATTGATGAGCACCGAACCCATCGAAAAGGTACGGCAGCAGCTCGACAAGGCTCTGGAGGCCGCCGGCACCCTCGGCTCTACCCTCCACGACCCGTTCATGGCCATGAGTTTCCTGGCCCTGGAGGTGATCCCGTCCCTCAAGCTCACCGATCAGGGGCTGGTGGACGTGGACCGCTTCGAGATCGTTCCGCTGTGGGTAGCCTGAGGGGAGGATGACCTGAGATGAGCTCCGAGAACTCCCTGAACCCGACCGCTGCCAATCCCCAACCCGCGGCTTCCGGCCGCAAGTGGATCCTTTTCGCCGCGGTGGTGCTCACCATCTTGGCGCTGGATCTGGCGACCAAATCCTGGGCTCTGGGAGCCCTGGAGCCCCGGGGGCCGACGATCTACGGCCTCGGCTTCATCCCCCTGACCCTGCACTTCAACACCGGCGGCCTGTGGGGCATCGGCAGCGGCAGCGTCTCCCGCTGGCTTTTCTCCATCGCCTCCTTCGCGGCGCTGGCACTGCTAGTGCACCTCTACCGCAGCACCGACCGCCGGCACCCGCTACGCCTGATCACCATCCCCATGATCGCCGCCGGCGCCCTGGGCAACCTGGTGGACCGCCTGCGCTGGGATCGCGGGGTGGTGGATTTCATCGGCCCGGTGGATCTGGGCTTCATGCACTGGCCCATCTTCAACGTCGCCGACATGGCCATCAGCTGCTGCACCATTCTGCTGGTGATCTCGCTGTGGCGGGATCCGGGGGAGCCCCAGCCGGCGATGCGAGGGAAAACTCCCGGCCAAGCCGTCGAAGAAACCCCCGCCGGCGGATGACCCGAGGCTGAAACACCTTCCCCAGCACCGGCGTAGGTTGGAATGGAGGAAACGAAATTGATCCAATTCCTACTCTGGCTCTTGCTCCTGATCTTCTGCTGGCCGCTAGCGCTCCTGGCGCTTCTGCTCTACCCCATCGTCTGGTTGTTGCTGCTGCCCTTCCGGCTGGTCGGCATCGCCGTCGAAGGGGTCTTCGAGTTGCTCAAGGCCATCCTGCTGCTGCCGGCGCGAGTGCTGCGCGGGCCTTCGCGCGTCCGCGCCTGA contains:
- a CDS encoding AbrB/MazE/SpoVT family DNA-binding domain-containing protein, yielding MVKKLTKTGNSLALVLDRPLLEATGIDADTSLEISTDGDVIVITPVRDERRAEKLRSGVEKINARYAGVFQKLAE
- a CDS encoding type II toxin-antitoxin system death-on-curing family toxin, encoding MNSAAKADPVFLTLDEVLALHQDQVRRYGGLPGIREQGLLSSALGAVSATFDGQFLHQSLYEMAAAYLFHLAQNHPFIDGNKRIALAAALIFLWMNDVEIEVEDDQLTDLVFGVARGEVTKSQVAVFLQSHARPAS
- a CDS encoding NAD(P)/FAD-dependent oxidoreductase gives rise to the protein MDTYDVIVIGAGFGGLATALTLAEEGARVLLVETLGYPGGCASTYERRGYRFESGATLFSGFGEGQLMERWTRRHGLTVEHRVLDPVVELRAPGWSLSVPPRREELVARLCALPGAPEAGIEAFFDLQRRVADALWGLFSEPRLLPPFGLRELWEHARRLPSYLPLAGLVGRPVGQVLKRYGLESFEPLVTYLDATCQITVQAGVAEAEAPFALAAMDYYFRGTGHVHGGVGRLAESLVQAIRGCGGEVAFFERAEGLTPSAGGWRLRTRRRTVAAGAVVANLLPQALEQLLPDLLGGLTPWRLRQLAQRVEDGWGAAMLYLALPPDSLERSSAHHLELVQDPTRPLLEGNHLFCSVSAADETGRTPDDGRTVTVSTHVPMQALQAGGREHRAVYVEQVQERMRQGLRTLAPELAAAVEHQLTASPRTFERFTGRPEGYVGGIPRRAGLSNYRNLAPRPILPGLFLVGDSVFPGQSTLATALGGVKVAQRVLAREL
- the ade gene encoding adenine deaminase gives rise to the protein MELASLIRYARGDEPVDLLIKNARVVNVLSGEILPTDVALVRSRIVGLGDYEARETLDLEGAYLAPGFIDAHVHVESAMVPPSEFARAVVPRGTTAVITDPHEIANVLGLDGIRFMFENAKHGPLSMYVMASSCVPATNMETSGAVLHSYDLTSLKSDPWVLGLAEVMNFPGVIHGDEEVLAKLRTFSEMVVDGHCPGLSGKELQAYAAAGIQSDHECTTVEEAREKLRLGMTIFIREATNARNLKTLLPLVDQNNHHRICFCTDDRQPADLLDEGHIDFMVRTAIAEGIDPIVAIRMATCNTADYFRLRDRGCIAPGRRADLIAFHDLEAPRPHLVFRGGQLVAKDGAMVVPRREVPTRVLRGTMNVAWRSLDLTIPAEGETVRVIGAVPNQLVTESLTAQAKIVDGQAVSDPSQDLIKMAVIERHLASGAIGKGFVRGLGLQRGALASSVAHDHHNLVVVGADDESMITAARRCARLGGGLVVAEGETVLAEVPLPVGGLMSTEPIEKVRQQLDKALEAAGTLGSTLHDPFMAMSFLALEVIPSLKLTDQGLVDVDRFEIVPLWVA
- the lspA gene encoding signal peptidase II, which produces MSSENSLNPTAANPQPAASGRKWILFAAVVLTILALDLATKSWALGALEPRGPTIYGLGFIPLTLHFNTGGLWGIGSGSVSRWLFSIASFAALALLVHLYRSTDRRHPLRLITIPMIAAGALGNLVDRLRWDRGVVDFIGPVDLGFMHWPIFNVADMAISCCTILLVISLWRDPGEPQPAMRGKTPGQAVEETPAGG